The Spirochaeta isovalerica genome includes a window with the following:
- a CDS encoding ABC transporter ATP-binding protein, with amino-acid sequence MTETREKILRVEDVVIRFNLRGKELTAVRSASLDLYKGETLAIVGESGSGKSVFTKSFLGMLDKNGRVASGNILFEGENLAEFSREEQWLKIRGKKIAMIFQDPMTALNPLKTIGEQIREVITLHRGMNRQEARAEALSMLEKVGIGDAAQRYGQYPHEFSGGMRQRGVIAIAAACKPDILICDEPTTALDVTIQAQILENLKELQREMGMSIIFITHDLGVVANVADRVAVMYAGEIVEYGRTPEVFYDPRHPYSWALLASLPQLGEKGEDLYTIHGTPPNLFKEIKGDAFAPRNPRALKIDFEEAPPWFAVSDTHFAKTWLLHESAPEVEAPKIIQRLKEKSLKGLDYGS; translated from the coding sequence ATGACAGAAACACGAGAAAAAATCCTCCGAGTCGAGGATGTGGTGATCCGTTTCAATCTGAGAGGGAAGGAGCTGACCGCCGTCCGTTCCGCCTCTCTCGATCTCTACAAAGGGGAGACCCTGGCCATCGTGGGGGAGTCGGGTTCCGGGAAGTCGGTTTTCACCAAATCCTTTCTGGGGATGCTCGATAAAAACGGCCGGGTCGCCTCGGGGAATATCCTCTTTGAAGGGGAGAACCTCGCTGAGTTTTCCAGAGAAGAGCAGTGGCTCAAAATCCGCGGGAAGAAAATCGCCATGATTTTCCAGGACCCCATGACGGCTCTCAATCCCCTGAAGACCATCGGGGAGCAGATCCGCGAAGTGATCACGCTTCACCGGGGGATGAACCGCCAGGAAGCCAGGGCCGAAGCTCTTTCCATGCTGGAGAAAGTGGGAATCGGCGATGCCGCCCAGCGATACGGCCAGTATCCCCACGAGTTTTCCGGCGGGATGCGCCAGAGGGGCGTCATAGCCATCGCGGCGGCCTGCAAACCGGATATTCTAATCTGCGACGAGCCGACGACGGCCCTCGATGTGACGATCCAGGCCCAGATTCTGGAGAATCTGAAGGAGCTGCAGAGAGAGATGGGCATGAGCATCATATTCATCACCCACGATCTGGGCGTGGTCGCCAATGTGGCGGACCGGGTGGCGGTTATGTATGCCGGAGAGATCGTCGAGTACGGAAGGACTCCGGAAGTTTTTTACGATCCGCGCCACCCCTACAGCTGGGCTCTGCTGGCCTCGCTTCCCCAGCTGGGGGAGAAAGGAGAGGACCTCTACACAATCCACGGCACGCCGCCCAATCTTTTTAAGGAGATCAAAGGGGATGCCTTCGCGCCACGCAATCCCCGGGCCCTGAAAATCGATTTCGAAGAAGCGCCGCCCTGGTTTGCCGTGAGCGATACCCATTTTGCCAAAACCTGGCTCCTTCACGAATCGGCGCCGGAAGTCGAGGCTCCGAAGATTATACAGCGGCTGAAGGAAAAGTCGCTCAAAGGATTGGATTATGGCAGCTGA
- a CDS encoding ATP-binding cassette domain-containing protein, with protein sequence MAAEDKREILLEVKNLTVDFKLGRRKFSAVDDVSFNIYKGETFSLVGESGSGKTTVSRAIMRIHQASQGDILYKGESVSGNMTGSQERKFRQSVQMIFQDPMASLNERAKVDYIVSEGLYNFKLFKGEKERKAKVERTLRKVGLLPDFASRFPHEFSGGQRQRIGIARALIMEPEFLVADEPISALDVSIRAQILNLLNKLKKEEDLTYLFIAHDLSVVRLISDRIAVIYKGKIVELADSEELFRRPLHPYTKGLLSAVPLPDPESEKNKNLLIYDPSIHDYDKVPPSWREAYPGHWVLADERELDLWRR encoded by the coding sequence ATGGCAGCTGAAGATAAACGGGAAATTCTACTGGAAGTGAAAAACCTGACAGTGGACTTCAAACTGGGGCGGAGGAAGTTTTCCGCCGTCGACGATGTGTCTTTCAATATCTATAAGGGAGAGACCTTCTCCCTGGTCGGGGAAAGCGGCAGCGGAAAAACAACTGTGAGCCGTGCTATCATGCGGATTCACCAGGCCTCCCAGGGAGATATTCTCTATAAAGGAGAGTCTGTCAGCGGCAATATGACCGGTTCTCAGGAACGGAAATTCCGCCAGAGCGTCCAGATGATTTTTCAGGACCCCATGGCTTCCCTCAACGAAAGGGCCAAGGTCGATTACATCGTTTCCGAAGGGCTCTACAATTTCAAACTGTTCAAAGGGGAGAAGGAGAGGAAGGCCAAAGTGGAGCGGACGCTCCGGAAAGTCGGACTGCTCCCCGATTTCGCTTCGCGCTTTCCCCATGAGTTCTCCGGCGGGCAGAGGCAGAGGATCGGCATCGCCCGGGCTCTGATTATGGAACCGGAATTTCTGGTGGCCGATGAGCCGATAAGCGCTCTCGACGTGAGCATCCGCGCTCAGATTCTCAATCTGCTCAATAAACTGAAAAAGGAAGAGGACCTGACCTATCTTTTCATAGCCCACGATCTGAGCGTGGTCCGGCTGATCTCCGACAGGATCGCCGTTATCTACAAAGGAAAGATAGTCGAGCTGGCCGATAGCGAAGAGCTGTTCCGCCGTCCCCTCCATCCTTATACGAAAGGGTTGCTGTCGGCGGTCCCGCTTCCTGATCCCGAGTCGGAGAAAAACAAAAACCTGCTGATTTACGACCCGTCGATACACGATTATGACAAGGTTCCCCCGTCGTGGCGCGAGGCCTATCCCGGACACTGGGTGCTGGCCGATGAAAGAGAACTGGATTTATGGAGACGCTGA
- a CDS encoding ABC transporter permease subunit yields MSDDAFTFAPWNPEAAEETGYSHYSYWRSTFRTFIKNRLSLTLLIIMGVLVLFSLLYPVLASVDPNKVALDSSLWNRKPDFSHIFGTDGLGRDIWVRTWYGTRTSILLAFTIAFFDVGIGVVAGALWGYVRKSDQIMTEIYNVITNIPSTVYLILLSYIMKPGFWTIVIAMSSRGWITIARFIRNKVISLRESEYNVASRCLGTPLNRILGKNIIPFLVSIIIMQTALTIPYSIGAEVFLGFIGLGLPLDTVSLGNMVNQGRSNFMLYPFQLTWPTVILAVITVSFYIVGNKFADASDPKNHL; encoded by the coding sequence GTGTCTGACGATGCTTTTACTTTCGCGCCCTGGAATCCCGAAGCGGCGGAGGAAACCGGTTATTCCCACTATTCCTACTGGAGATCCACATTCAGGACTTTTATCAAAAACCGGTTGTCCCTGACTCTGCTGATCATAATGGGTGTTCTCGTTCTCTTCTCCCTTCTCTATCCGGTTCTGGCGTCGGTGGACCCCAACAAGGTGGCCCTCGATTCCTCTCTCTGGAACAGAAAGCCCGATTTTTCCCATATTTTCGGAACAGACGGACTGGGAAGGGATATCTGGGTCAGAACCTGGTACGGAACGCGCACTTCCATACTTCTGGCTTTTACCATCGCTTTTTTCGATGTGGGGATCGGCGTCGTGGCCGGAGCTCTCTGGGGCTATGTCCGCAAGAGCGACCAGATCATGACGGAAATCTACAATGTCATAACCAATATCCCCTCCACGGTTTATCTGATTCTTCTTTCCTACATCATGAAGCCGGGATTCTGGACCATCGTCATCGCCATGTCCTCCCGGGGCTGGATTACCATCGCCCGTTTTATCCGCAACAAAGTCATTTCCTTACGGGAAAGCGAGTACAATGTGGCTTCCCGGTGCCTGGGGACGCCGCTGAACAGGATTCTGGGGAAAAATATCATCCCCTTTCTGGTGAGCATCATAATCATGCAGACGGCACTGACCATTCCCTATTCCATCGGAGCGGAAGTGTTCCTCGGCTTTATCGGACTGGGGCTGCCTCTCGATACGGTTTCCCTGGGAAACATGGTGAATCAGGGGCGGAGCAATTTTATGCTTTATCCCTTCCAGCTTACCTGGCCCACGGTTATCCTTGCCGTCATTACCGTTTCCTTTTATATCGTCGGAAACAAATTCGCCGATGCGTCGGACCCGAAAAACCATCTGTAA